A single genomic interval of Coleofasciculaceae cyanobacterium harbors:
- a CDS encoding SpoIID/LytB domain-containing protein, with amino-acid sequence MIKITFCFSIFWLSSLCGLQSAWAAETKAQDLELEIGILQRLGAAPLDDSDPTIDQVTINSTPGDSLKVNLLGSPKPTKIETQEVVLKVNSTPLAQPKLEEKLVLSDRSTFETAEDSANSWKKLGIEVEVAQPGRWQVWAKRDVYQSPLVRRWLLDSLKDNGYSTAYLDTKVLDQEPQITLEIEGQKYARDLVEITSSKNLVKVNTTSNPLEARLYGGSLKLQPNAHGEFTLVNHVPLETYLRGVVPYEIGANAPPQAVAAQTIIARTYALRNLRRFAVDDYQLCATVHCQVYKGLNDANATSDRAIAQTAGLVLTYENELIDALYSSTTGGVTAGFEDTWNGTERPYLQPVIDAPQPFWDLIKYPLNNESTFRQFISLTKGFNETGRTGVFRWHKTRSIADLNQDLRKYLDKTRHPLANFKTIESMQVQTRSRSGRILALNIKTDKGELQLHKNEIRSALEPPRSTFFYLQPTYNQAKKLNGYDFIGGGFGHGVGLSQYGSYNLAKLGWSAAQILAFYYPQTKIKPLDDTIVFWRDDSLPVSKN; translated from the coding sequence ATGATTAAAATAACCTTCTGTTTTAGTATTTTTTGGCTGAGTAGCCTCTGTGGTTTGCAGTCGGCTTGGGCGGCGGAAACCAAGGCTCAAGATCTTGAGTTAGAGATTGGTATTCTTCAAAGATTGGGAGCTGCACCGTTGGACGATAGCGATCCGACCATTGACCAAGTGACTATTAACAGCACTCCTGGCGACTCTCTAAAAGTGAATTTGCTAGGCTCGCCAAAGCCAACCAAAATTGAAACTCAAGAAGTAGTGTTAAAAGTAAATTCTACTCCTCTGGCACAACCCAAACTAGAGGAGAAATTAGTCTTAAGCGATCGCTCAACCTTTGAAACTGCCGAAGATAGTGCTAACTCCTGGAAAAAGCTCGGTATAGAAGTAGAGGTGGCGCAACCTGGACGGTGGCAAGTTTGGGCAAAAAGAGATGTTTATCAAAGTCCTTTAGTACGCCGTTGGCTGCTTGATAGTCTGAAAGATAATGGCTATAGTACTGCTTATTTAGATACCAAAGTTCTCGACCAAGAACCTCAAATTACCCTCGAAATTGAAGGGCAAAAATACGCTCGCGATCTGGTAGAAATTACTAGTAGCAAAAATTTAGTCAAGGTCAACACTACTAGCAACCCCCTGGAGGCTCGACTCTATGGAGGAAGTTTAAAGCTTCAGCCAAATGCTCATGGAGAATTCACTTTAGTCAATCATGTTCCTTTAGAAACTTATCTGCGGGGAGTTGTTCCCTATGAAATTGGAGCTAATGCGCCTCCTCAAGCGGTAGCTGCGCAAACGATCATTGCTCGGACTTATGCTTTACGTAATCTAAGACGTTTTGCCGTAGATGACTACCAACTCTGCGCTACGGTTCACTGTCAAGTATATAAAGGTTTAAATGATGCTAATGCTACTAGCGATCGCGCGATCGCTCAAACCGCAGGTTTAGTTCTTACCTATGAGAATGAATTGATTGATGCGCTCTATTCTTCGACTACTGGGGGGGTAACGGCAGGTTTTGAAGATACTTGGAACGGAACTGAACGTCCCTATCTTCAGCCTGTAATCGACGCTCCGCAACCTTTTTGGGATTTGATTAAATATCCGCTTAATAACGAATCAACCTTTCGCCAGTTTATTAGTCTGACCAAAGGATTCAATGAAACAGGCAGAACGGGTGTGTTCCGCTGGCACAAAACTCGAAGTATTGCCGATTTAAACCAAGATTTACGTAAATATCTCGACAAAACTCGTCATCCCTTAGCCAATTTCAAGACTATCGAATCAATGCAGGTACAAACGCGATCGCGTTCTGGCAGAATCTTGGCTTTAAATATTAAGACCGATAAAGGTGAATTACAACTACACAAAAACGAAATTCGCAGTGCCTTGGAACCTCCCCGCAGCACCTTTTTTTATTTGCAACCAACTTATAACCAAGCCAAAAAACTTAACGGCTATGATTTTATCGGTGGTGGCTTTGGTCATGGTGTGGGTTTGAGCCAGTATGGTTCTTATAACTTAGCAAAATTGGGTTGGTCAGCAGCTCAAATACTAGCTTTTTATTATCCTCAGACTAAAATCAAACCCTTAGACGACACGATTGTTTTTTGGCGGGATGACTCTCTGCCCGTTAGTAAAAACTAA
- the pstA gene encoding phosphate ABC transporter permease PstA, with amino-acid sequence MTTPNILKKPAADFEVVSLKRNPTSPRTLFGLIMSGIAGLFTLLAIIPLLIILTYLLTRGISSLSAAAFTELPPPPLVDGGGFGNAIVGTVVMVGIGGLLSVPLGIMAAIYLSEFNEGKASEWISFATNVLSGVPSIIVGVFAYGAIVLTTKSYSAWAGGFALAILMLPIIVRTTDESLKLVPQDVRQASVGIGANRYQTVLQVVLPAALPAIITGITLAVARAAGETAPLLFTALFTQYWPNWDNLLVEPTASLSVLVYNFAIVPFKNQQELAWGAAFILVLLVLFTSIISRLATAKRTY; translated from the coding sequence ATGACTACACCCAATATTCTCAAAAAACCAGCTGCTGATTTTGAAGTCGTCAGTCTAAAGCGCAATCCAACCTCCCCTCGTACTCTATTTGGATTAATTATGAGTGGCATTGCCGGCTTATTTACCCTGTTGGCAATTATTCCCTTATTGATCATTTTGACTTATCTATTGACAAGGGGAATTAGTTCCTTATCTGCCGCTGCATTTACCGAATTACCACCTCCTCCTTTGGTTGATGGTGGCGGTTTTGGCAATGCCATTGTGGGAACAGTCGTTATGGTTGGGATTGGTGGATTACTTAGTGTACCTTTAGGTATTATGGCAGCAATTTATCTCTCGGAATTTAATGAAGGTAAAGCTTCGGAATGGATTAGCTTTGCTACTAATGTTTTGAGTGGAGTGCCGTCGATTATCGTTGGGGTATTTGCCTATGGCGCGATCGTTTTAACTACTAAAAGCTATTCTGCCTGGGCTGGTGGTTTTGCCTTAGCAATATTAATGCTGCCTATTATTGTTCGTACCACCGATGAGTCGCTGAAACTTGTCCCCCAAGATGTGCGTCAGGCATCAGTAGGTATCGGGGCGAATAGATATCAAACGGTCTTACAGGTAGTATTACCTGCGGCGTTGCCGGCAATTATTACGGGAATTACCTTAGCTGTTGCTCGCGCTGCGGGAGAAACTGCACCTTTACTCTTTACTGCCTTGTTTACTCAGTATTGGCCCAACTGGGATAACTTGCTAGTTGAACCCACAGCTTCTTTGTCGGTACTAGTTTATAATTTTGCGATCGTGCCGTTTAAAAACCAGCAGGAATTAGCCTGGGGGGCAGCATTTATCTTAGTGCTATTGGTCTTATTTACCAGTATTATTTCTCGTTTGGCTACGGCAAAACGGACTTATTAA
- the pstC gene encoding phosphate ABC transporter permease subunit PstC: MNNSYEPRIEARSGIERSLDNSFYWIAKILAFAIAGVLIWITIQVAIAAMPAIQEFGLSFLVSSSWNPVNSQYGVWPAIYGTLVSSLIALAISVPIGLGVSIFLSEDYLPPAVQRIIVFLVELLAAVPSVVYGLWGIFVLIPFLKGFTALKGPGMLPAALILSVMILPTIAVISRDAIISVDQGLRQAAIGLGATRWEAIIQIVLPAASSGIIGGIMLALGRALGETMAVTMLIGNSNQVNPSVFAPSNTISSLLANQFAEASGLQVAALMYAALILFFITLVVNVLAHLLVTRLQRI; this comes from the coding sequence ATGAATAACAGTTATGAGCCGAGAATAGAAGCTCGTTCAGGAATTGAAAGATCTTTAGACAATAGTTTTTATTGGATTGCCAAAATTTTAGCCTTCGCGATCGCCGGGGTTTTAATTTGGATCACGATTCAGGTTGCGATCGCAGCTATGCCAGCCATTCAAGAATTTGGGTTGAGTTTTCTGGTTAGTAGTAGTTGGAATCCCGTTAATAGCCAATATGGAGTGTGGCCCGCAATTTACGGGACTTTGGTTAGTTCTTTGATTGCTTTAGCGATTTCAGTGCCAATTGGTTTAGGCGTGTCTATTTTTCTCAGCGAAGATTATCTACCGCCAGCCGTTCAAAGAATTATCGTATTTCTAGTCGAGCTATTAGCAGCCGTACCTAGTGTCGTCTATGGTTTATGGGGAATTTTTGTTTTGATTCCCTTTCTCAAGGGTTTTACTGCTTTAAAAGGGCCAGGAATGTTGCCTGCGGCTTTAATTTTATCGGTAATGATTTTGCCCACTATTGCTGTTATTTCTCGTGATGCTATCATTAGCGTAGATCAGGGTTTGCGTCAGGCTGCCATTGGCTTGGGGGCTACTCGTTGGGAAGCAATTATTCAAATTGTTTTGCCCGCTGCTTCTTCAGGGATTATTGGCGGAATTATGCTGGCTTTAGGTCGTGCTTTAGGAGAAACTATGGCAGTAACTATGTTGATTGGTAACTCTAATCAAGTCAATCCTTCAGTATTTGCTCCTTCTAATACGATTTCATCTCTGTTGGCAAACCAGTTTGCCGAAGCCAGTGGCTTGCAGGTAGCAGCATTAATGTATGCAGCTTTAATTTTATTTTTTATTACCTTAGTGGTGAATGTTTTGGCGCATTTGCTCGTAACCAGACTGCAAAGAATTTAA
- a CDS encoding peroxiredoxin, which translates to MTLSAGTTAPTFTTIDDEGNSVSLSDFQGKTVVLYFYPKDDTPGCTKQAQSFRDNIAEYQNKDMVVLGVSRDDQASHQKFKEKYGLPFNLLVDSDGAITQAYDVDGGGYAKRVTYIVDGNGIITTVDSNINTSTHATDVLASIV; encoded by the coding sequence ATGACTTTATCAGCCGGCACAACTGCGCCAACTTTTACCACCATTGACGATGAAGGAAATAGCGTTTCTTTGTCAGACTTCCAAGGAAAAACAGTAGTTCTCTATTTTTATCCCAAAGATGATACTCCTGGTTGCACCAAGCAAGCTCAAAGCTTCCGTGATAATATTGCTGAATATCAAAATAAAGATATGGTAGTTCTCGGTGTCAGTAGAGATGACCAAGCATCTCACCAAAAATTCAAAGAGAAATATGGGTTACCTTTTAACCTTTTGGTTGATAGTGATGGTGCAATTACTCAGGCTTATGATGTTGATGGTGGTGGCTATGCCAAGCGTGTCACCTACATTGTTGATGGCAACGGCATAATTACCACAGTTGACAGTAATATCAATACCAGTACCCATGCTACTGATGTATTAGCAAGTATTGTTTAA
- a CDS encoding CPP1-like family protein, with amino-acid sequence MSEQNPYEQLGVTENSSFEEIQAAKKRLYEQHGNDSAVLEKVEIAYDTIIMDRLRLRQEGKIKVPEKIRFPERNLEKTLKVPQIVNDKSAVWLQELIDTPSQADILWPSGIFLTLSAIAVFSQNSGGSILPLLMALGFIANIYFLNRKEGRSGRAFLISFIALFAGIALGTGLANLLLGQGGVTVLGGDQFASAVTFCLFWLVSCFLR; translated from the coding sequence ATGAGCGAACAAAATCCCTACGAACAACTTGGGGTCACCGAAAATTCTTCATTTGAAGAAATACAGGCTGCCAAAAAACGGCTTTACGAACAACATGGTAATGATAGTGCTGTGTTAGAAAAAGTAGAAATCGCTTACGACACGATTATTATGGATCGCTTGCGATTACGCCAAGAAGGAAAAATTAAAGTCCCTGAAAAAATTCGTTTTCCCGAACGCAATTTGGAAAAGACCTTAAAAGTTCCTCAAATTGTTAACGACAAATCTGCGGTTTGGTTACAAGAGTTGATCGATACTCCTTCTCAGGCAGATATTTTATGGCCATCAGGTATTTTCTTAACTTTATCGGCGATCGCCGTATTTTCTCAAAATTCAGGAGGTTCGATACTTCCACTACTAATGGCTTTAGGCTTTATTGCCAATATTTACTTCCTTAATCGCAAAGAAGGACGTTCTGGAAGAGCATTTTTAATTAGCTTTATAGCCCTGTTTGCCGGAATTGCTCTTGGTACAGGGTTAGCTAATCTACTTCTGGGTCAAGGTGGTGTGACTGTTTTAGGTGGAGATCAATTCGCTTCAGCAGTTACTTTTTGTTTATTTTGGTTGGTAAGCTGTTTTTTGCGCTAA
- a CDS encoding DUF2839 domain-containing protein, with product MGESKRRKAALGNQYGQKSERILPWVPITKAQAEKFIKLTSKGAWIGIGVMIAVWFTVRFIGPALGFWEVY from the coding sequence ATGGGAGAATCAAAACGTCGTAAAGCAGCATTAGGAAACCAATATGGTCAGAAATCTGAGCGAATTCTGCCTTGGGTGCCTATTACTAAAGCTCAAGCCGAAAAATTTATTAAACTAACTAGTAAAGGAGCTTGGATTGGTATAGGTGTGATGATCGCCGTTTGGTTTACTGTCAGGTTTATTGGACCAGCATTAGGTTTCTGGGAAGTTTATTAA